In the Drosophila takahashii strain IR98-3 E-12201 chromosome 3R, DtakHiC1v2, whole genome shotgun sequence genome, one interval contains:
- the LOC108054314 gene encoding pre-mRNA-splicing factor RBM22, with the protein MSMSKTTNTYNRQNWEDAEFPILCQTCLGDNPYVRMIKERFGKECKICTRPFTIFRWCPGARMRFKKTEICQTCARLKNVCQTCLLDLEYGLPIQVRDAALKVADNMPQSDVNKEYYIQNIDAQLQDGDGTEAAGAVGRSLAANEMLSKLARTAPYYKRNRPHICSFWVKGECKRGEECPYRHDKPNEPDDPLCEQNIKDRYYGRNDPVAEKIMKRAASLPTLEPPEDRNITTLYVGNLPEEITEPELRDQFYQFGEIRSIALVPRQQCAFVQYTKRNAAELAAERTFNKLVIQGRKVSIKWAHSQAKQNTAAKTDRRFDITGIPPPSAKPNDYFNLRQEQINVMPAGMKLHQLPSNLVPASAYQMYGQPTYAAPYGNASSTGASTSGVSLDSISIPPPPGQVPYPSQDASRMGAVKK; encoded by the coding sequence ATGTCCATGTCGAAAACCACGAACACCTACAATCGGCAGAACTGGGAGGACGCCGAGTTCCCGATTCTGTGCCAGACTTGCCTGGGTGACAATCCGTACGTGAGGATGATCAAGGAGCGCTTTGGAAAGGAATGCAAGATTTGCACGCGTCCGTTCACCATATTTCGATGGTGTCCTGGCGCCCGGATGCGCTTTAAAAAGACGGAGATATGCCAAACATGTGCGCGCCTGAAGAACGTGTGTCAGACCTGCCTTCTGGATCTCGAGTACGGATTACCCATTCAGGTTCGCGACGCCGCCCTCAAAGTGGCAGACAATATGCCGCAGAGCGACGTCAACAAGGAGTACTACATCCAGAACATTGACGCCCAGCTGCAGGACGGAGATGGAACTGAGGCGGCCGGGGCAGTTGGCCGATCCCTCGCGGCTAACGAGATGCTTTCCAAGCTGGCGCGCACGGCGCCGTACTACAAGCGAAACAGGCCGCACATATGTTCCTTCTGGGTCAAGGGAGAGTGCAAGCGTGGCGAGGAGTGCCCCTACCGGCACGACAAACCCAACGAGCCTGACGACCCGCTGTGCGAGCAGAACATCAAGGACAGGTACTACGGACGAAACGACCCAGTTGCCGAGAAAATCATGAAGCGGGCAGCCTCGCTTCCTACCCTCGAGCCGCCGGAGGACCGCAATATAACCACTTTGTATGTGGGAAACCTCCCCGAGGAAATTACTGAGCCAGAGCTGCGAGATCAGTTCTACCAGTTCGGAGAAATTCGTTCCATCGCCTTGGTGCCACGCCAGCAGTGCGCTTTTGTGCAGTACACCAAGAGGAACGCTGCAGAGCTGGCCGCCGAGCGAACCTTTAACAAATTGGTGATCCAGGGCCGGAAGGTTAGCATTAAGTGGGCCCACTCCCAGGCCAAACAAAACACCGCCgcaaagacagacagacgctTTGACATCACCGGCATTCCGCCACCCAGTGCGAAGCCGAACGACTACTTTAATCTGCGCCAGGAGCAGATCAACGTCATGCCTGCCGGAATGAAGCTGCACCAGCTACCTTCGAACCTTGTCCCGGCGTCGGCATACCAGATGTACGGTCAGCCGACCTACGCGGCGCCCTACGGCAATGCCAGTTCCACAGGCGCTTCTACCTCGGGTGTGAGTCTTGACTCCATATCGATACCTCCGCCACCTGGCCAAGTACCCTATCCCAGCCAGGATGCCAGCCGAATGGGTGCTGTGAAGAAATAG
- the abs gene encoding ATP-dependent RNA helicase abstrakt has protein sequence MAQVKRYRRSSKSSEDGDQDNEEYVPYVPVKERKKQHMMKLGRIVQLASETTQPKSSSENENEDDSQGAHDAETWGRKYNISLLDQHTELKKIAEAKKLSAVEKQLREEEKIMESIAQQKALMGVAELAKGIQYEEPIKTSWRPPRYIRAMPEEERQAVRQQLRILVEGENPSPPIRSFREMKFPKGILNGLAAKGIKTPTPIQVQGLPTVLAGRDLIGIAFTGSGKTLVFVLPVIMFALEQEFSLPFERNEGPYGLIICPSRELAKQTHEIIQHYSKHLQACGMPEVRSCLAMGGLPVSEALDVISRGVHIVVATPGRLMDMLDKKILTLDMCRYLCMDEADRMIDMGFEEDVRTIFSFFKGQRQTLLFSATMPKKIQNFARSALVKPVTINVGRAGAASMNVTQQVEYVKQEAKVVYLLDCLQKTAPPVLIFAEKKQDVDCIHEYLLLKGVEAVAIHGGKDQEERSRAVDAYRVGKKDVLVATDVASKGLDFPNVQHVINYDMPDDIENYVHRIGRTGRSNTKGLATTLINKITEQSVLLDLKHLLIEGKQEVPDFLDELAPEAEHQHLDLGDSHGCTYCGGLGHRITECPKLEAVQNKQASNIGRRDYLSNTAADY, from the coding sequence ATGGCGCAGGTTAAGCGCTACCGGAGGTCCTCAAAGTCCTCAGAGGACGGAGACCAGGACAACGAGGAGTACGTGCCGTACGTGCCTGTGAAAGAACGGAAGAAGCAGCATATGATGAAGCTGGGCCGGATCGTTCAGCTGGCGTCGGAGACGACGCAGCCAAAGTCCTCGAGCGAAAACGAGAACGAGGATGACTCCCAGGGCGCTCACGATGCAGAGACTTGGGGACGCAAGTACAATATAAGTTTGCTGGACCAACACACCGAATTGAAAAAGATTGCGGAGGCAAAGAAGCTGAGCGCCGTGGAAAAACAGCTGCGCGAGGAGGAGAAGATCATGGAAAGCATTGCCCAGCAGAAGGCGCTTATGGGTGTGGCCGAGTTGGCCAAGGGCATTCAATACGAGGAACCTATCAAGACCTCATGGCGTCCGCCACGCTACATTCGGGCCATGCCGGAGGAAGAGCGCCAAGCCGTGCGCCAGCAGTTGAGAATCCTCGTGGAGGGCGAGAACCCAAGCCCGCCAATCCGCAGTTTTCGGGAAATGAAGTTCCCAAAAGGAATTCTCAATGGCCTGGCGGCTAAGGGGATCAAAACCCCCACTCCAATCCAGGTCCAAGGTCTGCCCACTGTGCTGGCGGGACGCGACCTTATTGGCATAGCCTTCACTGGCTCTGGCAAGACTCTGGTCTTCGTGCTCCCTGTCATCATGTTTGCCCTAGAACAGGAGTTCAGCCTACCCTTTGAGCGGAATGAGGGACCCTACGGGTTGATCATCTGCCCTTCCCGCGAGCTGGCCAAGCAAACCCATGAGATCATCCAACACTACAGCAAGCACCTCCAAGCGTGCGGCATGCCTGAGGTTCGTTCCTGTTTGGCTATGGGGGGGCTACCGGTCAGCGAAGCCCTGGATGTAATATCGCGCGGAGTACATATTGTTGTGGCAACACCCGGTCGCCTCATGGACATGCTGGACAAGAAGATCCTCACGCTGGATATGTGTCGCTACCTGTGCATGGACGAGGCTGATCGCATGATTGACATGGGATTTGAAGAGGACGTTCGTACGATATTCTCCTTCTTCAAGGGACAGCGTCAGACGTTGTTGTTTTCCGCCACCATGCCGAAAAAGATCCAGAACTTTGCCCGCTCCGCTCTCGTAAAGCCAGTCACTATTAATGTTGGTCGCGCAGGTGCCGCGTCAATGAACGTCACCCAGCAGGTTGAGTACGTGAAACAGGAAGCCAAGGTGGTTTATTTGTTGGACTGCCTACAGAAGACAGCGCCGCCCGTGCTCATTTTTGCGGAGAAAAAACAGGACGTGGACTGCATACATGAGTACCTGCTGTTAAAAGGTGTGGAGGCGGTGGCCATACACGGCGGAAAAGATCAGGAAGAACGGTCACGGGCCGTAGATGCGTACCGCGTGGGCAAAAAAGATGTGCTGGTAGCCACGGACGTGGCCTCGAAGGGCCTGGACTTTCCCAACGTGCAGCACGTAATTAACTACGACATGCCAGACGATATCGAAAACTATGTGCATCGCATCGGCCGCACAGGTCGGTCCAACACAAAGGGCTTAGCAACCACATTGATTAACAAGATCACCGAGCAGTCTGTATTGCTCGACCTCAAGCATCTGCTCATCGAGGGCAAGCAGGAGGTGCCCGATTTCTTGGACGAGCTGGCGCCGGAGGCCGAGCACCAGCACCTGGACTTGGGCGATTCCCATGGTTGCACCTATTGTGGCGGTCTGGGTCATCGTATCACAGAGTGTCCAAAGCTGGAGGCCGTCCAGAATAAGCAGGCTTCTAACATAGGACGTCGCGACTATTTGTCAAATACTGCTGCAGATTACTAA
- the Gel gene encoding gelsolin isoform X2, with the protein MNPAFANAGRTPGLEIWRIENFEPVVYPKNNYGKFYTGDSFIVLNTIESQKDKKLSWDVHFWLGSETSTDEAGAAAILTVQLDDLLNGGPVQHREVQDHESQLFLGYFKNGIRYEQGGVGTGFKHVQTNAQGEKRLFQVKGKRNVRVRQVNLSVSSMNKGDCFILDAGSDIYVFVGSQAKRVEKLKAISAANQIRDQDHNGRARVQIIDDFSTDSDKQQFFDVLGSGSADQVPEESTADEDGAFERTDAAAVSLYKVSDGSGKLQVDAISQKPLTQAMLDTRECFILDTGSGIFVWVGKGATQKEKTDAMSKAQEFLRSKKYPAWTQIHRIVEGAESAPFKQYFATWRDVGMAHTRLIRSALDIGSDESLDVDEIDAVMTQLKKSGGRAFGFMPDHGQNSIETITQYVAKPGSDEIQVNTVSFEEGLPLLGFGSYVLTYNYEANNGDTGSVTYVWQGLKAPAAVEERAFNEGLAVARSKVGLLVLANQDHEPRHFYKIFKGKLLTSYTALPVTAQLFRIRGTVESDIHASEVPADSSSLASGDAFALLSGKSHKIYIWNGLGASVFEKKAALDRFSIYWEDVEIEQVEEGAEPEEFWDELNGEGQYDRSLGDLGAPLLESRLFHCRVSSAGLVRVEEVAKYEQEDLDSDDIMLLDAGDEIYLWVGSGASEEENQKILDMAKRYILLEPTARSFDTVSIIRVPQGKEPNVFKRMFPDWDDHYWKNLPSYEDIRRNVNDANNEV; encoded by the exons ATGAATCCGGCATTTGCCAACGCCGGCCGCACTCCTGGCCTGGAGATCTGGCGCATAGAG AATTTCGAGCCCGTTGTCtatccaaaaaataactatGGCAAATTCTACACTGGGGATTCGTTTATAGTTCTTAAT acaaTTGAAAGTCAAAAAGACAAGAAACTGTCCTGGGATGTTCACTTTTGGCTGGGATCAGAGACCTCTACCGATgaggcaggagcagcagctatTCTTACCGTCCAGTTGGATGACTTGCTAAATGGTGGTCCTGTCCAACATCGGGAAGTGCAGGACCACGAGTCCCAGTTGTTCCTCGGCTACTTCAAGAACG GCATTCGCTACGAGCAGGGCGGCGTCGGTACAGGCTTCAAACACGTGCAGACCAATGCCCAGGGGGAAAAGCGACTCTTCCAGGTAAAAGGAAAGCGCAACGTGCGCGTCCGACAGGTGAACCTATCGGTGTCGTCAATGAACAAGGGCGACTGCTTTATTTTGGATGCTGGGAGCGATATATATGTCTTCGTGGGCTCCCAGGCAAAGCGCGTGGAGAAGCTGAAGGCCATCAGTGCTGCGAACCAGATCAGGGACCAGGATCACAACGGACGAGCCCGTGTGCAGATCATCGACGATTTCAGCACTGATTCCGACAAGCAGCAGTTCTTTGACGTACTCGGATCGGGTTCTGCTGACCAGGTGCCCGAGGAGTCTACCGCCGACGAGGACGGCGCGTTTGAGAGGACGGACGCTGCAGCAGTTTCCCTTTACAAGGTTAGCGACGGTAGTGGCAAGCTCCAGGTGGACGCAATTAGCCAAAAACCACTCACTCAGGCTATGCTGGACACTCGCGAATGCTTTATCCTGGACACCGGGTCTGGCATCTTCGTGTGGGTGGGAAAGGGTgccacacagaaagaaaagacGGACGCTATGTCCAAGGCACAGGAGTTCCTGCGCAGCAAGAAATATCCGGCCTGGACCCAAATTCACCGCATTGTAGAGGGCGCCGAGTCTGCACCATTTAAGCAGTACTTTGCCACTTGGCGTGATGTCGGAATGGCGCATACTCGCCTCATTAGGTCGGCCTTGGACATCGGTTCTGATGAATCTCTTGATGTTGACGAAATCGACGCTGTTATGACTCAGCTTAAGAAAAGCGGCGGTCGTGCCTTCGGCTTTATGCCGGATCATGGTCAGAACAGCATTGAAACCATCACACAGTACGTTGCAAAGCCTGGTTCTGATGAGATCCAGGTCAACACCGTTTCCTTTGAGGAAGGCCTTCCCCTTCTCGGATTCGGTTCATATGTTCTCACTTACAACTACGAGGCCAACAACGGAGACACAGGCTCGGTCACATATGTGTGGCAGGGATTAAAAGCCCCCGCCGCCGTTGAGGAGCGCGCATTCAACGAGGGTCTAGCTGTAGCACGCTCCAAGGTAGGACTTCTTGTGTTGGCAAATCAGGATCATGAGCCGCGCCACTTCTACAAGATCTTCAAGGGAAAGTTGTTAACATCATACACCGCCCTGCCGGTGACGGCGCAGCTGTTCCGCATACGGGGCACCGTCGAAAGCGACATCCATGCCAGCGAGGTACCCGCCGACAGTTCATCCTTAGCCTCGGGTGACGCGTTCGCCCTCCTTTCCGGCAAGTCCCACAAGATCTACATTTGGAACGGCTTAGGTGCATCTGTCTTTGAGAAAAAAGCGGCCCTTGATCGCTTCTCGATCTACTGGGAGGACGTCGAGATTGAGCAGGTGGAAGAGGGTGCGGAGCCTGAAGAGTTCTGGGATGAGTTAAACGGCGAGGGCCAGTACGATCGCAGCTTGGGCGACCTCGGAGCTCCGCTGCTGGAGTCGCGCCTCTTCCATTGTCGAGTGAGCTCTGCCGGACTTGTGCGGGTTGAGGAAGTGGCTAAGTACGAGCAGGAGGACTTGGACTCCGATGACATCATGCTGCTGGATGCTGGGGACGAGATCTACCTGTGGGTCGGGTCTGGCGCCTCTGAGGAGGAAAATCAGAAGATTCTAGACATGGCTAAG CGGTATATCTTATTGGAACCCACTGCTCGCTCCTTTGACACAGTTAGCATCATCCGCGTCCCCCAGGGCAAGGAGCCAAACGTTTTTAAGCGCATGTTCCCGGACTGGGACGACCATTACTGGAAG AACCTGCCCTCCTATGAAGACATAAGACGAAATGTTAATGATGCCAACAATGAAGTCTAA
- the Gel gene encoding gelsolin isoform X1, giving the protein MATPGAADMAVISSLFVLVALSSSFCSAGTLNARPAFPVQTGQIQPSAQSSKQPGRRVMNPAFANAGRTPGLEIWRIENFEPVVYPKNNYGKFYTGDSFIVLNTIESQKDKKLSWDVHFWLGSETSTDEAGAAAILTVQLDDLLNGGPVQHREVQDHESQLFLGYFKNGIRYEQGGVGTGFKHVQTNAQGEKRLFQVKGKRNVRVRQVNLSVSSMNKGDCFILDAGSDIYVFVGSQAKRVEKLKAISAANQIRDQDHNGRARVQIIDDFSTDSDKQQFFDVLGSGSADQVPEESTADEDGAFERTDAAAVSLYKVSDGSGKLQVDAISQKPLTQAMLDTRECFILDTGSGIFVWVGKGATQKEKTDAMSKAQEFLRSKKYPAWTQIHRIVEGAESAPFKQYFATWRDVGMAHTRLIRSALDIGSDESLDVDEIDAVMTQLKKSGGRAFGFMPDHGQNSIETITQYVAKPGSDEIQVNTVSFEEGLPLLGFGSYVLTYNYEANNGDTGSVTYVWQGLKAPAAVEERAFNEGLAVARSKVGLLVLANQDHEPRHFYKIFKGKLLTSYTALPVTAQLFRIRGTVESDIHASEVPADSSSLASGDAFALLSGKSHKIYIWNGLGASVFEKKAALDRFSIYWEDVEIEQVEEGAEPEEFWDELNGEGQYDRSLGDLGAPLLESRLFHCRVSSAGLVRVEEVAKYEQEDLDSDDIMLLDAGDEIYLWVGSGASEEENQKILDMAKRYILLEPTARSFDTVSIIRVPQGKEPNVFKRMFPDWDDHYWKNLPSYEDIRRNVNDANNEV; this is encoded by the exons ATGGCTACGCCAGGCGCCGCCGACATGGCAGTCATCTCTAG CCTGTTTGTGTTGGTAGCTCTCTCGTCCAGTTTCTGCTCGGCCGGAACCCTCAACGCCCGTCCTGCTTTCCCCGTGCAAACCGGCCAGATTCAGCCCAGCGCCCAGAGCAGCAAGCAGCCCGGCAGACGCGTCATGAATCCGGCATTTGCCAACGCCGGCCGCACTCCTGGCCTGGAGATCTGGCGCATAGAG AATTTCGAGCCCGTTGTCtatccaaaaaataactatGGCAAATTCTACACTGGGGATTCGTTTATAGTTCTTAAT acaaTTGAAAGTCAAAAAGACAAGAAACTGTCCTGGGATGTTCACTTTTGGCTGGGATCAGAGACCTCTACCGATgaggcaggagcagcagctatTCTTACCGTCCAGTTGGATGACTTGCTAAATGGTGGTCCTGTCCAACATCGGGAAGTGCAGGACCACGAGTCCCAGTTGTTCCTCGGCTACTTCAAGAACG GCATTCGCTACGAGCAGGGCGGCGTCGGTACAGGCTTCAAACACGTGCAGACCAATGCCCAGGGGGAAAAGCGACTCTTCCAGGTAAAAGGAAAGCGCAACGTGCGCGTCCGACAGGTGAACCTATCGGTGTCGTCAATGAACAAGGGCGACTGCTTTATTTTGGATGCTGGGAGCGATATATATGTCTTCGTGGGCTCCCAGGCAAAGCGCGTGGAGAAGCTGAAGGCCATCAGTGCTGCGAACCAGATCAGGGACCAGGATCACAACGGACGAGCCCGTGTGCAGATCATCGACGATTTCAGCACTGATTCCGACAAGCAGCAGTTCTTTGACGTACTCGGATCGGGTTCTGCTGACCAGGTGCCCGAGGAGTCTACCGCCGACGAGGACGGCGCGTTTGAGAGGACGGACGCTGCAGCAGTTTCCCTTTACAAGGTTAGCGACGGTAGTGGCAAGCTCCAGGTGGACGCAATTAGCCAAAAACCACTCACTCAGGCTATGCTGGACACTCGCGAATGCTTTATCCTGGACACCGGGTCTGGCATCTTCGTGTGGGTGGGAAAGGGTgccacacagaaagaaaagacGGACGCTATGTCCAAGGCACAGGAGTTCCTGCGCAGCAAGAAATATCCGGCCTGGACCCAAATTCACCGCATTGTAGAGGGCGCCGAGTCTGCACCATTTAAGCAGTACTTTGCCACTTGGCGTGATGTCGGAATGGCGCATACTCGCCTCATTAGGTCGGCCTTGGACATCGGTTCTGATGAATCTCTTGATGTTGACGAAATCGACGCTGTTATGACTCAGCTTAAGAAAAGCGGCGGTCGTGCCTTCGGCTTTATGCCGGATCATGGTCAGAACAGCATTGAAACCATCACACAGTACGTTGCAAAGCCTGGTTCTGATGAGATCCAGGTCAACACCGTTTCCTTTGAGGAAGGCCTTCCCCTTCTCGGATTCGGTTCATATGTTCTCACTTACAACTACGAGGCCAACAACGGAGACACAGGCTCGGTCACATATGTGTGGCAGGGATTAAAAGCCCCCGCCGCCGTTGAGGAGCGCGCATTCAACGAGGGTCTAGCTGTAGCACGCTCCAAGGTAGGACTTCTTGTGTTGGCAAATCAGGATCATGAGCCGCGCCACTTCTACAAGATCTTCAAGGGAAAGTTGTTAACATCATACACCGCCCTGCCGGTGACGGCGCAGCTGTTCCGCATACGGGGCACCGTCGAAAGCGACATCCATGCCAGCGAGGTACCCGCCGACAGTTCATCCTTAGCCTCGGGTGACGCGTTCGCCCTCCTTTCCGGCAAGTCCCACAAGATCTACATTTGGAACGGCTTAGGTGCATCTGTCTTTGAGAAAAAAGCGGCCCTTGATCGCTTCTCGATCTACTGGGAGGACGTCGAGATTGAGCAGGTGGAAGAGGGTGCGGAGCCTGAAGAGTTCTGGGATGAGTTAAACGGCGAGGGCCAGTACGATCGCAGCTTGGGCGACCTCGGAGCTCCGCTGCTGGAGTCGCGCCTCTTCCATTGTCGAGTGAGCTCTGCCGGACTTGTGCGGGTTGAGGAAGTGGCTAAGTACGAGCAGGAGGACTTGGACTCCGATGACATCATGCTGCTGGATGCTGGGGACGAGATCTACCTGTGGGTCGGGTCTGGCGCCTCTGAGGAGGAAAATCAGAAGATTCTAGACATGGCTAAG CGGTATATCTTATTGGAACCCACTGCTCGCTCCTTTGACACAGTTAGCATCATCCGCGTCCCCCAGGGCAAGGAGCCAAACGTTTTTAAGCGCATGTTCCCGGACTGGGACGACCATTACTGGAAG AACCTGCCCTCCTATGAAGACATAAGACGAAATGTTAATGATGCCAACAATGAAGTCTAA